In one window of Pseudomonas sp. IAC-BECa141 DNA:
- a CDS encoding GNAT family N-acetyltransferase: MERFFRQFDEVSFCEWQDAKCLRGVLIQKTTTAYLAFDVEGEIVGAVLGGMLGSRGTINHLAVSLRYRSQGVGQRLVEAASADMKRVGVLRMFLFVDDANLAGKRFWTAQGFCEPHGERTFERDL, encoded by the coding sequence ATGGAGCGTTTCTTCCGCCAGTTCGACGAGGTGTCGTTCTGCGAATGGCAGGACGCCAAATGCCTGCGCGGCGTGCTGATCCAGAAAACTACCACGGCCTATCTGGCCTTCGATGTCGAAGGCGAGATCGTCGGCGCGGTGCTGGGTGGCATGCTCGGCAGTCGCGGCACGATCAACCATCTGGCGGTCAGTCTGCGCTATCGCAGCCAGGGCGTCGGCCAGCGGCTGGTGGAAGCGGCGTCGGCCGACATGAAACGGGTCGGTGTGCTGCGGATGTTCCTGTTCGTCGATGATGCTAACCTCGCGGGCAAGCGTTTCTGGACGGCCCAGGGTTTTTGCGAACCTCATGGCGAGCGGACATTTGAGAGGGATCTATGA
- a CDS encoding AzlC family ABC transporter permease → MNETSGSAPLMVDRQPSRTFAEASPVVAGYFTVSFVFGLMAVNAGLPLWLPVAMCLFVYAGASQFAALALISSGASLTTIVLTTFLINARHMLMSVYMAKALRALGLSRMERWCYAGGLTDESFAFHSVKLGSGAPVNIRYLIGFNLFCHTSWVIGGLLGALCAQYASHLIKYQLDYALTAMMLYVLVSLCNTRNKLIAAMAAVVCMGALSLVGSSPFNVFIATFVGCGVGVCLTKRS, encoded by the coding sequence ATGAATGAAACATCCGGCAGTGCGCCGCTGATGGTCGACCGTCAGCCGTCGCGCACCTTTGCCGAAGCCAGCCCGGTGGTGGCCGGTTACTTCACCGTGTCGTTCGTGTTCGGGCTGATGGCGGTCAACGCGGGGCTGCCGCTGTGGCTGCCGGTGGCCATGTGTCTGTTCGTGTATGCCGGGGCTTCGCAATTCGCGGCGCTGGCGCTGATCAGCAGCGGGGCGTCGCTGACCACCATCGTACTGACCACGTTTCTGATCAATGCGCGGCACATGCTGATGTCGGTCTACATGGCAAAAGCCCTGCGGGCGCTGGGTCTGAGCCGCATGGAGCGCTGGTGCTACGCCGGCGGCCTGACCGATGAATCGTTTGCCTTCCACAGCGTCAAACTCGGCTCCGGTGCGCCGGTGAATATCCGCTATCTGATCGGCTTCAACCTGTTCTGCCACACCTCCTGGGTGATCGGCGGATTGCTCGGCGCCCTGTGTGCGCAGTACGCGTCGCACCTGATCAAGTACCAACTCGATTACGCGCTGACCGCGATGATGCTCTACGTGCTGGTCTCGCTGTGCAACACCCGCAACAAGCTCATCGCCGCCATGGCCGCCGTCGTCTGCATGGGCGCTCTGAGCCTGGTGGGCAGCTCGCCGTTCAACGTTTTCATCGCCACGTTTGTGGGCTGCGGAGTGGGTGTATGCCTGACCAAACGTTCCTGA
- a CDS encoding AzlD domain-containing protein has protein sequence MPDQTFLILVVALMMAVTFLPRALPLQVNTEHWPPFVARALEYLPVAIVAAISLTPLLIKDQHIQLDRPEFYAAIPTLLCAYFSKNLFLSVAVGTAAYIALGSFM, from the coding sequence ATGCCTGACCAAACGTTCCTGATTCTGGTGGTCGCGCTCATGATGGCCGTGACCTTTCTGCCTCGGGCTCTGCCGCTGCAGGTCAACACCGAGCACTGGCCGCCCTTCGTCGCCCGGGCGCTGGAATACCTGCCGGTGGCGATCGTCGCTGCGATCAGCCTGACACCCTTGTTGATCAAGGATCAGCACATACAGCTCGATCGCCCGGAATTTTATGCAGCGATTCCGACGCTGTTATGTGCGTACTTCAGCAAAAACCTCTTTCTCAGTGTGGCGGTTGGGACGGCTGCGTACATTGCGCTCGGCTCGTTCATGTAG
- a CDS encoding LysR family transcriptional regulator, with translation MDSRTLRNLMRIVQTGSLSAAAEHSCLTVQALAAQLNKVEEQFGFRLFRRSNKGLTLTPQGTELTPYMDRVLIATRQMEEKVEALKVPGQRTLKVALNTTLDPDFNRRLIGRLIEVFPDYQMEFSYAESMENLSKLKNEDFDLAVLIGPQRPGLPSIVLPEVQVQVVGAHCGQENDPLTLLGNKFQVRPAEDCPYSHSFLRFLDAGLGNYENSQRTIYSCSETLTLSLITQMDAIGMVSREAAQKNGLTIFPGFEDFLEVRLAVNNPDLSGQALNDVVDLPLHERAERNVRSRPNRHTEKEVFAEVRT, from the coding sequence ATGGATAGCAGAACCTTACGCAACCTCATGCGCATCGTGCAGACCGGCTCGTTGTCGGCCGCAGCCGAGCATTCGTGCCTGACCGTGCAGGCCCTGGCCGCACAGTTGAACAAGGTCGAAGAGCAGTTCGGTTTCCGCTTGTTTAGACGATCCAACAAGGGGCTGACGCTGACGCCGCAAGGCACGGAGCTGACGCCCTATATGGACAGAGTGCTGATTGCCACGCGGCAGATGGAAGAGAAAGTCGAAGCGTTGAAGGTGCCGGGACAGCGCACGCTGAAAGTGGCGTTGAACACTACACTGGACCCGGATTTCAACCGGCGACTGATCGGACGCCTGATCGAGGTGTTTCCCGACTATCAGATGGAATTCAGCTACGCCGAATCGATGGAAAACCTCAGCAAGCTGAAGAACGAGGATTTCGATCTGGCGGTGCTGATCGGGCCGCAGCGTCCGGGCTTGCCGAGCATTGTCCTGCCGGAAGTGCAGGTGCAGGTGGTCGGCGCGCACTGTGGTCAGGAGAACGATCCGCTGACGTTGCTCGGCAACAAGTTTCAGGTGCGTCCGGCAGAAGATTGTCCGTATTCCCACAGCTTTTTGCGTTTTCTCGACGCCGGGCTGGGCAATTACGAGAACAGTCAGCGGACGATCTACTCCTGCAGCGAAACGCTGACCTTGTCGCTCATCACGCAGATGGACGCCATCGGCATGGTCTCTCGCGAGGCCGCTCAGAAAAACGGCCTGACGATCTTCCCCGGGTTCGAGGATTTCCTCGAAGTGCGCCTGGCGGTGAACAACCCGGACCTGTCCGGCCAGGCGTTGAACGACGTGGTCGATCTTCCGCTACATGAACGAGCCGAGCGCAATGTACGCAGCCGTCCCAACCGCCACACTGAGAAAGAGGTTTTTGCTGAAGTACGCACATAA
- a CDS encoding PBECR2 nuclease fold domain-containing protein — translation MNLPWSMALPEQKNWKDHGLPDIRDIDPELLTSAIRERPGAESLEAAWEQVAKGFGLHDGLNSTVIETPICPVLVRREHLLHIVEKRPNARERFTDFAQDTLKKPLEIWKISYDDDSFRLSYIGAYNTKYQMLVVIHIDHGNVLWNFMNCEKKGLNKHRHGELLFQRYRWSKQKGQP, via the coding sequence ATGAATTTGCCTTGGAGCATGGCGTTACCTGAACAAAAGAACTGGAAGGATCATGGTTTACCGGACATTCGGGACATTGATCCCGAGTTGCTGACTTCTGCGATCAGAGAACGTCCGGGCGCCGAGAGTCTGGAGGCTGCATGGGAGCAAGTTGCCAAAGGCTTCGGACTTCATGACGGCCTCAATTCGACTGTGATTGAGACACCCATTTGCCCAGTTCTGGTGAGGCGCGAGCACTTGTTGCACATTGTGGAAAAACGTCCGAATGCTCGGGAGCGCTTCACAGACTTCGCGCAAGACACCCTGAAAAAACCGTTAGAGATCTGGAAGATTTCCTACGATGACGACTCTTTCCGGCTCTCATATATCGGTGCCTACAACACGAAATACCAGATGCTGGTCGTGATCCATATCGATCATGGCAACGTACTCTGGAACTTCATGAACTGTGAAAAAAAGGGTCTGAACAAGCATCGGCATGGAGAGCTACTGTTTCAACGTTACCGATGGTCCAAACAAAAAGGGCAGCCTTGA
- a CDS encoding tautomerase family protein produces MPFVSVRITRDGVTREQKAQVIAEITETLERVLNKRPDLTHIVIEEVDTDNWGYAGITTTEYRRQLAERGQS; encoded by the coding sequence ATGCCATTTGTCAGCGTACGCATCACCCGCGACGGCGTTACCCGTGAGCAGAAAGCTCAGGTGATCGCCGAAATCACTGAAACCCTGGAACGCGTCCTCAACAAACGCCCGGACCTGACCCACATCGTGATCGAAGAAGTCGACACCGATAACTGGGGCTACGCCGGCATCACCACCACCGAATACCGCCGACAACTGGCGGAACGGGGTCAGTCATGA
- a CDS encoding DsbA family oxidoreductase, translating into MTPTVTIDFVSDVVCPWCALGATALEQAIGNLAGEISVELTYKPFELNPDMPAEGEPAVQHLMRKYGRTAEDVAAGKKMQIERGKAIGFEFDLEKRTHFHNTFDAHRLLMWAAQEGRQVALKKILLRAYFRDGDNPNDHPTLIRLATEAGLDAARARKVLANDEFASEVRQLQAFYRRHGINSVPALILNGKHLVSGSQSVEYYEQMLKQLAIA; encoded by the coding sequence ATGACCCCGACCGTGACCATCGATTTCGTTTCCGACGTGGTGTGCCCCTGGTGCGCACTCGGGGCGACAGCGCTGGAGCAGGCGATCGGCAATCTGGCCGGCGAGATTTCGGTGGAGCTGACCTACAAGCCCTTCGAACTCAACCCGGACATGCCCGCCGAAGGTGAACCGGCCGTGCAGCACCTGATGCGCAAATACGGCCGCACCGCCGAAGACGTCGCTGCCGGCAAGAAGATGCAGATCGAACGCGGCAAGGCCATCGGTTTCGAGTTCGACCTGGAGAAACGCACGCACTTTCACAACACCTTCGACGCCCATCGCTTGCTGATGTGGGCGGCGCAGGAGGGTCGGCAAGTCGCGCTGAAAAAGATCCTGCTACGCGCTTACTTCCGCGACGGCGACAACCCCAACGATCACCCGACGCTGATTCGTCTGGCGACCGAAGCGGGGCTGGATGCGGCGAGGGCTCGCAAGGTGCTGGCCAACGACGAATTCGCCAGCGAAGTGCGCCAACTGCAGGCGTTCTACCGGCGGCACGGGATCAACTCGGTGCCCGCGCTGATCCTGAACGGCAAGCACCTGGTGTCCGGTTCGCAATCGGTCGAGTACTACGAACAAATGCTGAAACAACTGGCTATCGCCTGA
- a CDS encoding SDR family NAD(P)-dependent oxidoreductase yields MSNSKKTVVITGASQGLGEGMVKAFRELGYNIVATSRSIKPSNDPQILTIAGDIGDPATAQRVISEGVARFGRIDTLVNNAGIFVAKPFTAYTPEDYAAVLSVNLNGFFYITQLAIAEMEKQGKGHVVNITTSLVDHAIDGVPSVLASLTKGGLNAATKSLAIEYAKRGIRVNAVSPGIIKTPMHGEETHAALGALHPVGHMGEIDDIAQAVVYLDNANFVTGEILHVDGGQSAGH; encoded by the coding sequence ATGAGCAACTCGAAAAAAACCGTTGTTATCACCGGTGCTTCCCAAGGTCTGGGCGAAGGCATGGTCAAGGCCTTCCGTGAGCTGGGCTACAACATCGTCGCCACCTCGCGCTCGATCAAGCCGTCGAACGACCCGCAGATCCTCACCATCGCCGGCGACATCGGCGACCCGGCCACTGCTCAACGCGTGATCAGCGAAGGCGTGGCACGCTTCGGCCGCATCGACACCCTGGTCAACAACGCCGGTATCTTCGTCGCCAAACCGTTCACCGCCTACACCCCGGAAGACTACGCGGCGGTGCTGTCGGTCAACCTCAACGGCTTCTTCTACATCACCCAACTGGCCATCGCCGAGATGGAAAAACAGGGCAAGGGCCACGTGGTCAACATCACCACCAGCCTGGTCGACCATGCCATCGACGGCGTACCCTCGGTCCTCGCTTCCCTGACCAAGGGCGGCCTCAACGCCGCCACCAAATCCCTGGCCATCGAATACGCCAAACGCGGAATCCGGGTGAACGCGGTATCGCCGGGCATCATCAAAACGCCAATGCACGGCGAGGAAACCCACGCGGCACTGGGTGCGCTGCATCCGGTTGGGCACATGGGCGAGATCGACGACATTGCGCAGGCGGTGGTGTATCTCGATAACGCCAACTTTGTGACCGGTGAGATTCTGCATGTGGATGGCGGGCAGAGCGCTGGGCACTGA
- a CDS encoding DUF3077 domain-containing protein yields MTNPHDLKTLGLTHFSFQSNHALFRTNPGVPVVTALSHASHLLHISKLLTSDTSAANDPELHACASQYLQELSKALVDDAVKVLSPDP; encoded by the coding sequence ATGACCAACCCCCACGATCTGAAAACCCTCGGCCTCACCCATTTCTCCTTCCAGTCCAACCACGCACTCTTCCGCACCAACCCCGGCGTCCCGGTCGTTACCGCCCTCTCCCACGCCTCGCATCTGCTTCATATTTCCAAACTGCTCACCTCGGATACTTCTGCCGCCAACGACCCGGAACTCCACGCCTGCGCCTCGCAATATTTGCAGGAGTTGAGCAAGGCGCTGGTCGATGATGCGGTCAAAGTGTTGAGTCCAGATCCGTAA
- a CDS encoding type II toxin-antitoxin system HicB family antitoxin: MFEYALEVHQEPGSVWLSCAEIPEMLAAGDTLEEALDGAIDAMETALSIYVDDRRLIPTGDAGEQESDAVLRLPALTAAKVGLWNTLLESGVSKAELARRLGVQRPQVDRLVDFLHHSKIENVERALQQLGRRILLSVEAA, translated from the coding sequence ATGTTCGAATATGCGTTGGAAGTCCACCAGGAGCCGGGCAGTGTCTGGTTGTCCTGCGCAGAAATTCCAGAGATGCTCGCCGCTGGCGACACCCTCGAGGAAGCACTCGACGGCGCCATAGATGCAATGGAAACAGCCTTATCGATCTACGTTGATGATCGCCGGTTGATTCCGACAGGTGATGCGGGAGAGCAGGAAAGTGACGCGGTATTGCGTCTGCCTGCACTGACTGCTGCGAAGGTTGGGCTCTGGAATACGCTTCTGGAGTCTGGGGTCAGCAAAGCTGAACTGGCACGACGCTTGGGTGTACAACGACCCCAGGTAGATCGATTAGTCGATTTCCTGCATCACTCCAAGATCGAGAATGTCGAGCGTGCATTGCAGCAGCTTGGGCGCCGGATTTTGCTCTCGGTTGAGGCTGCGTAG
- a CDS encoding FkbM family methyltransferase, whose protein sequence is MTFISYAQNFEDVRLWRALQYFENGFYIDVGANDPIHDSVTKAFYDRGWQGINVEPMQNYYDALRQHRPRDTTLQCVASDQPGELTFFGIPDTGLSTADPVVAQERKNLGMNVQSLTVNARTLTSICEEHAAERPIHFLKIDVEGHEETVLRGMDFSRFRPWIILIETPWERDHTWEHLVTDAGYTNVLFDGLNSFFLANEHINLKPAFDLPPCNLDNFQLCKGHNLAHPVNPALETALQRAEQAEAELRAMQNSRAWRAVQKLRNVLRRA, encoded by the coding sequence GTGACGTTCATTTCTTACGCACAGAATTTCGAGGACGTTCGCCTTTGGCGCGCCCTGCAATATTTTGAAAACGGTTTTTATATCGACGTCGGCGCCAATGACCCGATCCACGACTCGGTCACCAAGGCCTTTTACGATCGTGGCTGGCAGGGCATCAATGTCGAACCGATGCAGAACTACTACGACGCACTCCGCCAGCATCGCCCCCGCGACACCACGCTGCAATGCGTGGCCAGCGACCAGCCGGGCGAACTGACCTTTTTCGGTATTCCCGACACTGGCCTGTCCACCGCTGACCCGGTCGTTGCGCAAGAGCGCAAAAACCTCGGCATGAACGTGCAAAGCCTCACCGTCAACGCACGCACACTGACTTCGATCTGCGAAGAACACGCCGCCGAGCGGCCGATCCACTTCCTGAAAATCGACGTCGAAGGCCACGAAGAAACCGTCCTGCGCGGCATGGACTTCAGTCGATTCCGCCCATGGATCATCCTCATCGAAACCCCATGGGAGCGCGACCACACCTGGGAACACCTGGTGACCGACGCCGGCTACACCAACGTCCTGTTCGACGGCCTCAACAGCTTCTTCCTCGCCAACGAACACATCAACCTCAAACCCGCGTTCGACCTGCCACCGTGCAACCTCGACAACTTCCAGCTGTGCAAAGGCCACAACCTCGCCCACCCGGTAAACCCGGCACTGGAAACCGCCCTGCAACGCGCCGAACAAGCCGAAGCCGAACTGCGAGCCATGCAAAACAGCCGCGCCTGGCGCGCTGTACAAAAACTGCGCAACGTCCTGCGCCGGGCGTGA